Part of the Labilibaculum antarcticum genome, AGATCATTATAAAAAAATAAAACCTTGTAACTAGAACTATTTATGGCTAAAATAATTGCTCTGGCAAACCAAAAAGGAGGGGTTGGGAAAACCACTTCAGCAATAAATCTTGCTTCAAGTCTTGCTGTTTTGGAGTATAAGGTTTTGATTGTTGATGCAGATCCTCAAGCAAATTCCACCTCAGGCATAGGCTTTGATGTTCGAAACATCGAAAAAAGCATTTACGAATGTATTGTTGATGGAATAGAACCCAAAGAAGCGATTCTACATAGTGAGATTGAAGGATTTGATATTCTTCCTTCCCATATAGACTTGGTAGGTGCTGAGATTGAGATGTTGAATCTTTCAAATCGTGAACAAATCTTAAAGAAAGTTCTTGAGCAATTGAGTCCTGATTATGATTTTATTCTAATTGATTGTTCGCCTTCACTCGGTTTAATTACTGTGAATGCATTAACGGCAGCCGATTCAATTATTATTCCTGTTCAGTGTGAATATTTTGCACTAGAAGGTTTAGGTAAACTTCTGAACACAATTAAAATCATTCAGAATCGTTTAAATCCTGAATTGGAAATTGAAGGATTTCTTTTAACAATGTACGATAGCCGTTTGCGATTATCAAATCAGGTTGTTAGTGAAGTTAAAAAGCACTTTCAGGATATGGTTTTCGAAACAATAATTCAACGCAATACGAAATTAGGTGAAGCTCCAAGTTATGGAAAACCTGCAATTCTTTACGATGCAGATTCAGCTGGAGCAATTAATTACTTAAACATGGCTCGTGAATTATTGAAAAATAATAACCTGACAAAATCAGGTGTCAAAGCAAAACTCACTAGCGATTAATATTGATACGGTAAGATGGCAAAGAAAAGCGCATTAGGAAGAGGATTAGGAGCCCTAATTAATGATATAGATGAGGTTCAGGTGAGACCTGAAAAAGATTTGAGTAACGAAATCGAGATCACCAAAATTGAATCAAATCCCTATCAACCAAGAACGAAATTTGATGAGGAATCGTTAAATGAATTGGCCCAATCTATTAAAGAATTAGGAATTGTTCAGCCGATCACGGTTCGGAAAATTCATAGTAACTCCTACCAGCTAATCGCCGGGGAAAGACGTTTACGTGCAGCAAAAATTGCCGGACTAACCAGGATTCCTGCTTACGTTCGAATGGCTGAAGATGATAAAATGCTGGAACTTGCATTGGTTGAAAACATCCAACGCGAGGATCTTGATTCCATCGAGGTTGCCATTAGTTACCAAAGATTAATTGATGAGTGCAAGCTAACACAGGAAAGTTTGTCTGACCGTGTTGGTAAAAAACGCTCTACCATCTCCAACTATTTACGACTACTTAGACTACCTGCTGAAATCCAAAAAGGAATTCGCGAGAAGAAACTACTTATGGGCCATGCGAGGGCATTGGTCAATGTTGACGATCCAAGAACTCAACTTGAAATTTTTCAAGTAACCGTTGAAAATGATTTTTCAGTTCGAAAAGTGGAAGAATTGGTTCGTAATTTCAACAAAAAAACGGAAGAAAAACCGGCTCCCGAAAAAGCTGTATCGCTTCCTAAAGAGTACGAATCTTTAAAAGATCACTTAGCCGATCATTTTAGTGCAAAAGTTGATCTTAAACGCACCAAAAACGGCAAAGGAAAAATCATTATTCCGTTTAAATCTGATGATGATTTAGAACGTATCCTTGCGGTATTGGATCAAATGAAATCATAAGTTAGCTGAAACTTTAAAAAAATTAAACATTGAATAATTTGCGCCTGGTTATTTTCCTTGGGCTGATCTCTCTTATTTTGCTTGGAGGAAGTAAAAATGCACTCTCTCAGCGAATAGTAGCTGATACAGTATCTGTTGAATCGAATGTTAAAGTTCGCTCTGCACATAAAGCAAGCATGTACTCTTTAATGTTTCCTGGTTTAGGTCAGGCTTACAACAAAAAGTATTGGAAGATTCCTATCTTATATTTAGGAATCGCTCTGGATGTTTACGCAATTAACTGGAATACGAAGAATTATAAAAAATATAAGTCTGCATATCAGGATCTCTCTTTGTACACTGATTGGAAATATCGACCAGAAGGATCTACACTTGAAGAACCAACTTCTAAGAGTTATGAGGACCTCTTTAAAACTGTAGATTTTGAGACCACAAGCCAATCTGATGATACTTATTACGAGACCGTTTTTCAAAATGGAAAAGACTCCTATAAGCACGATCGTGATCTTACCTATATCATTTTGGTCGGAGTTTACGTACTAAATATAGTTGACGCTGCTGTGGATGCACATTTTTCCAATTTTAATGTGAACGATGACCTGACTATTCGGGTAGAACCAGCAGTTAGCTATTCGGCCTTTTCAGGCAACTCTCTCGGCCTTAGATGCCAAATAACCTTTTAACTAAACAAGCATGAAAAAAAACAAATATATTTTACCCCTTATTTTTCTGGGGACAACATTCGCTTGCAGTACAACCAAGCAGACCAATTCAGAACAAATTTCAAATCCGGAAACGGTAATTGAACAAGTTACTCTTTCGGCAATTGACACAGTCGCAGTAGCAGATAATAATGCAATTGTGGAAGTTGAAAAAGACTCTTTGGCTTTTTTAAAAGTAAATGAAGTTGATGTTCGATACGATTTAGATGATGATATCAACAAAACATTCTCGGATAATCTGGATAGTTTAGTTTACTCTTGGTATGCAAAACACACCGTTAAAACAAGAACATACAATCAGGCCCCAATTCAGGTTCAAACAGAAAGAATTCCTGATTCGATTTACATTAAACGATTGGAACAAATCCCTTCTTTAATCGATTTATCGTATAATAAAATTGTTCGAAACTACATTGAACTATACTCAAAAAGAAGAAGAAATCAGGTAGAAATGATGATGGGTCTGTCGGAATACTACTTCCCTATTTTCGAAGAAATTCTTGATAGAGAAGGACTGCCTCAAGAATTAAAATACTTGCCAATTATCGAATCTGCATTAAATCCAAAAGCTCTGTCAAGAGCTGGAGCAAGTGGTTTATGGCAATTCATGTATCCTACAGGCAAAATGTATAAGTTAGACGTTAACACTTTCGTAGATGAACGAAGAGATCCTGTAAAAGCCAGTTATGCTGCCGTAAAATACTTGAAGGACATGTACCGGGTTTACGGGAATTGGCAACTGGTAATTGCCGCCTACAACTGTGGACCTGGGAATGTAAATAAAGCAATTAGACGAAGTGGTGGCAAGAAAAATTACTGGGACATTTACTATCACCTACCTAGAGAAACAAGAGGATATGTACCAGCATTTATAGCAGCTCTTTACACTTTTAATTATCACGAAGAGCATCAGCTATTTCCACAACCATCTAATTTGCCTGTTGCCTGCGACACACTGCTAATTAGTGAACAACTTCACTTTGATCAGGTTGCAAATGTAATTAACATTCCGAAAGAACAATTACGAGAATTAAATCCTCAATACAGAGTAGATATTATTCCTACAAATAAAGATGGCTATGCATTAAAAATTCCCATAGAGTATACGGCTAGATTTATTGACAATCAAGACTCTATTTTTGCGTACAAAAAGGAGTATTATTTTAGCATGAAAGACAAGGTGGTAAATCCGCATGATCGCTACCAAAAGTTTGCTCATGTTACACCTAAAAATAAAGCTAAGGTCTACTACAAAGTAAGATCGGGTGATGCTATTGGTCTTATTGCTTCATGGTTTCACGTGAGAACATCAGAACTTCGATACTGGAATAATGTAAGAAGAAACTTGATTAAGGTCGGTCAGAAACTAGTAATATATGTTCCTAAAGGAAAAGACTCCTACTATGATAGTTTCAACACAATGAATTACACCCAGAAACAAGCAACAGTAGGGAAAACAGTTACACCAACCCAGTCAAGTACGAAATCAACTCCGACAACTGCCAGTAATGGATCTTACTTGTACTACACGGTTAAAAGAGGTGACAATTTTTGGACTATTGCTAAAAAATTTCCTGGAATTTCGAACTCCGACATCATGAAAATCAATAATATTAAAGATGATGGAAGCTTGAAAGTAGGACAAAAATTAAGAATTAAACCCAAAAGCTAAAAAATCACATAAGCAGATAAAAAAAACGGGGCAATTGCCTCGTTTTTTTTTGTGCTTTTATGACCAATCGATTCAATTTTATTAACAATTTAAAATTATTTTATTTTTATTCTATTTAAATAACAGTAGCGAAATGTGTTGTACATCCTGATTTTACTGACGGACGACTAATTCAAGACAACAAATAACCTTTTGTTAATCAAATAATTTTGATCAGTAAGAAATATATAATTAAATTGCTTTCAATAAATAACATCAAGCTTGACTTGATTTATTTATCCCGATTTATTGATATGCTAATAAGCTTCTGGTTAATTCTTTCCCGGAATTGCCAGAAGCCGGGATAAAACCTCTCTCTTTCACAATTCCTACTTAATAAAACCAGGCTTCATTCTTTTAGTTCGTTTACTTCTTCTGCGTTCAAATCGAAATAAACCGTAGGCAATTACCGACACTAATGGAAGTAAAAAATTAAGGTATTTCAAGAAAAATACCCTGCCATCGGTAATTTCGCTTAAAGGACGTGACGAAACGCCCTTTGTTCTCAAGGACATCAATCCAGTATCATCGCTAAGCCAATCCACCGCGTTTGCTAAAAAATTAATATTATCCCTCTGGATAGCGATTTTACTTGCCCCGTAACCATTTACAATAAAATTCCCATCACCCACAATACAAATACGAGCTTCCTTCTCTCCTCCCATATTTCCACTAATCGCAGCTGCGACAGTTAAATTTGGGTGAAGAAAATCTTGTGCCCGCCAAACTCGGCCAATATTAAAACTAATGGGTGCTGATAATTTACCCGAAATATCAGACGTGAAAGCAAGTGGCTGATAATTTAAGGTACTATCACCCGTAAAACTTATTGGACTTGCAAATTGAAATACAACCGTTTCAATTCCATCAGTAATGGTATGGTCTGCAAATTTTGACACAACGGGCAGAAAAGGGAAATTAATTTGCTGAGGATAGGAAAAATATCCTTGTTGCTGTACAGTTACTGTTCCACATTTCTTATCCACAATAAAGGAGTCGTCGACATACAAGCCTTTTGTTTGAAGCCAAACCTCTAAACCAGTATTCACCGTCACTCCAATACCATCATTCAACATTCCATTCACACGTTCAATGGCAATAAACAAGTTACCTCCTTCAGCCAAGTATGCATCCAAGCGTCTTAATTGTGAGCCAGAAATAGTCGCCATAGGGCCAATAAGAAGCAAAGATTTATAATCAGACAGATTAGGTTCAGCTAGCAAATGAATTGGCTCTACATCGTATAAAACAGACAATTCTGTCATGGCCTGCCCCAACTTATCCAGTGAAGGTTCACCGTGTCCTGTTATGTAACCAATTTTAGGCTTATCTTTAATAGTAAGTCTCTTAATTAAAGTTGATAGTGTATATTCCATCACAATACCAGGCTTAATTAAAGGTATAATTTCAGATTTATCTCCTACTTGGATAGACATGCCCAGAAATACTCTTTGCACTTTAATTTGATCTTTTTCCCGCACTTCGAGAGGAACGGGATTGATTCCTGCTTCAATTGCTTCCTGCTCAAATTCTTCATTCGCATTTGGATTTACAAACTCAAAATCAATTTTTCTCTTACTGTAATTATTATATTCTGTAAGAAGATTTTTTAGGTCTTGAACAGTTCTATTAACATCAGGAGGCAAATTCTCAGACACATACAAAGTCATAATAATTGGCAATTCAACCTCACGCAGAATACGTTTAGTTGAACGATCCAATGTATATCTCTTATCTTCAGTAAAATCTGCTCGGAAGAAAAAAATGGAAGAAATAAAATTCAAGATTATTAAAATCCCTGCGACAACTATACTAGTATATATTAAATTCTTTCTTTTAGCCATGAATCAGGATTTATAGGTTGCGATTTGACAGTATCATTTTTGACGTAAAAAGGCAGAAAAACACAATTGATAAGAAATAAATCAGATCTTTTGTATCCACAACGCCTCTGGATATTGATTCAAAATGAGTTGAAAGGCTCATGTAACTGAAAAAACTCCCTAAGAATCCCACAAAATTTGCTGCCAGAACATCAAAAATTATATGAAAGAAAATACCAATTGACAATGCTGTTAATGATGCTATGATCGGATTTGAAGCAATACAAGATGTAAGTAATCCAATGCTAATATAAACCATACTCATCAACAATAAA contains:
- a CDS encoding ParA family protein — its product is MAKIIALANQKGGVGKTTSAINLASSLAVLEYKVLIVDADPQANSTSGIGFDVRNIEKSIYECIVDGIEPKEAILHSEIEGFDILPSHIDLVGAEIEMLNLSNREQILKKVLEQLSPDYDFILIDCSPSLGLITVNALTAADSIIIPVQCEYFALEGLGKLLNTIKIIQNRLNPELEIEGFLLTMYDSRLRLSNQVVSEVKKHFQDMVFETIIQRNTKLGEAPSYGKPAILYDADSAGAINYLNMARELLKNNNLTKSGVKAKLTSD
- a CDS encoding ParB/RepB/Spo0J family partition protein, which codes for MAKKSALGRGLGALINDIDEVQVRPEKDLSNEIEITKIESNPYQPRTKFDEESLNELAQSIKELGIVQPITVRKIHSNSYQLIAGERRLRAAKIAGLTRIPAYVRMAEDDKMLELALVENIQREDLDSIEVAISYQRLIDECKLTQESLSDRVGKKRSTISNYLRLLRLPAEIQKGIREKKLLMGHARALVNVDDPRTQLEIFQVTVENDFSVRKVEELVRNFNKKTEEKPAPEKAVSLPKEYESLKDHLADHFSAKVDLKRTKNGKGKIIIPFKSDDDLERILAVLDQMKS
- a CDS encoding DUF5683 domain-containing protein, translating into MNNLRLVIFLGLISLILLGGSKNALSQRIVADTVSVESNVKVRSAHKASMYSLMFPGLGQAYNKKYWKIPILYLGIALDVYAINWNTKNYKKYKSAYQDLSLYTDWKYRPEGSTLEEPTSKSYEDLFKTVDFETTSQSDDTYYETVFQNGKDSYKHDRDLTYIILVGVYVLNIVDAAVDAHFSNFNVNDDLTIRVEPAVSYSAFSGNSLGLRCQITF
- a CDS encoding lytic transglycosylase domain-containing protein, giving the protein MKKNKYILPLIFLGTTFACSTTKQTNSEQISNPETVIEQVTLSAIDTVAVADNNAIVEVEKDSLAFLKVNEVDVRYDLDDDINKTFSDNLDSLVYSWYAKHTVKTRTYNQAPIQVQTERIPDSIYIKRLEQIPSLIDLSYNKIVRNYIELYSKRRRNQVEMMMGLSEYYFPIFEEILDREGLPQELKYLPIIESALNPKALSRAGASGLWQFMYPTGKMYKLDVNTFVDERRDPVKASYAAVKYLKDMYRVYGNWQLVIAAYNCGPGNVNKAIRRSGGKKNYWDIYYHLPRETRGYVPAFIAALYTFNYHEEHQLFPQPSNLPVACDTLLISEQLHFDQVANVINIPKEQLRELNPQYRVDIIPTNKDGYALKIPIEYTARFIDNQDSIFAYKKEYYFSMKDKVVNPHDRYQKFAHVTPKNKAKVYYKVRSGDAIGLIASWFHVRTSELRYWNNVRRNLIKVGQKLVIYVPKGKDSYYDSFNTMNYTQKQATVGKTVTPTQSSTKSTPTTASNGSYLYYTVKRGDNFWTIAKKFPGISNSDIMKINNIKDDGSLKVGQKLRIKPKS
- a CDS encoding GldG family protein, whose amino-acid sequence is MAKRKNLIYTSIVVAGILIILNFISSIFFFRADFTEDKRYTLDRSTKRILREVELPIIMTLYVSENLPPDVNRTVQDLKNLLTEYNNYSKRKIDFEFVNPNANEEFEQEAIEAGINPVPLEVREKDQIKVQRVFLGMSIQVGDKSEIIPLIKPGIVMEYTLSTLIKRLTIKDKPKIGYITGHGEPSLDKLGQAMTELSVLYDVEPIHLLAEPNLSDYKSLLLIGPMATISGSQLRRLDAYLAEGGNLFIAIERVNGMLNDGIGVTVNTGLEVWLQTKGLYVDDSFIVDKKCGTVTVQQQGYFSYPQQINFPFLPVVSKFADHTITDGIETVVFQFASPISFTGDSTLNYQPLAFTSDISGKLSAPISFNIGRVWRAQDFLHPNLTVAAAISGNMGGEKEARICIVGDGNFIVNGYGASKIAIQRDNINFLANAVDWLSDDTGLMSLRTKGVSSRPLSEITDGRVFFLKYLNFLLPLVSVIAYGLFRFERRRSKRTKRMKPGFIK